In Leptolyngbya sp. NIES-2104, the genomic window TACGCGCTTTCAGCTTCAAAACGGCATGATCGTGTACTTGATGGAAGATCACGAATTGCCTTTAGTTAGTGGAACCGCGATCGTGCGGACAGGCGATAAATTCGATCCCACGAATCAAGTCGGACTTGGAGAACTGACCGGAACTCTAGTTCGTGCGGGTGGAACGCAAAAACGCACCGCTGATCAACTCAATCAATTACTAGAACAACGTGCCGCAGTGATTGAAACGGGAATTTCCACCACTGCGGGAAGTGCAGGATTCAATACGCTCGCAGAAGATTTGCCCGAAGTGTTCGATCTGTTTGCGGAAGTGATTCAGCAGCCTGCATTTGCAGAAGATAAATTCGCGATCGCGAAAGTTCAACTTCAAGGCGGAATTGCCCGCAGAAACGATGATCCCAACGGCATCGCAGGTCGAGAATTTCAGAAATTAATCTACGGCGATGAAAGTCCTTTTGCTCGAACGATCGAATATGCCACGATCGCGAACGTTTCGCGCAATGATTTGATTGCGTTCTATCAGCGATCGTTTCGTCCTGATCAGATGCTGCTCGGAATTGTTGGCGACTTTGAACCGAAACAAATGCGATCGCTCATCGAAGCGAAATTTGGCACTTGGAAACCTGCGGCTCAAGCAGCATTACCAAAACCGACTCCAGAACCCGTGAAACAAGCAAAACAAGGCGGCGTGTTCTTCGTAAATCAGCCGCAATTGAATCAAAGTTACATTCAAATGGGTCATCTCGGCGGAACCTTGAACAGCCCAGATTATCCGGCTTTGAGCGTGATGGAAGATGTCTTGAGTGGATTTGGGCGGCGATTGTTTAACGAAGTGCGATCGCGTCAAGGATTAGCTTATTCAGTCGGTGCAAGTTGGAG contains:
- a CDS encoding pitrilysin family protein → MKLLRITTLFISALLFVLLSVHPAVADTPKHYTDLKFSPPPEIRVPDYTRFQLQNGMIVYLMEDHELPLVSGTAIVRTGDKFDPTNQVGLGELTGTLVRAGGTQKRTADQLNQLLEQRAAVIETGISTTAGSAGFNTLAEDLPEVFDLFAEVIQQPAFAEDKFAIAKVQLQGGIARRNDDPNGIAGREFQKLIYGDESPFARTIEYATIANVSRNDLIAFYQRSFRPDQMLLGIVGDFEPKQMRSLIEAKFGTWKPAAQAALPKPTPEPVKQAKQGGVFFVNQPQLNQSYIQMGHLGGTLNSPDYPALSVMEDVLSGFGRRLFNEVRSRQGLAYSVGASWSAQFDYPGVFIASGETRSDATVPFIRSVRQEIDRIRKEPISADELAFAKDTVLNSFIFNFQDPSQTLSRLLRYEYYGYPNDFIFQYRKAVEATSTSDVQRVAQKYLQPDKIVTLVVGNEKEIQPALSSLGQPVAAVDITIPKPQ